The following DNA comes from Synechococcus sp. CC9616.
ACGGAACTCAAGGTCGCGATCCGAGGGCGTGAGTCATCGGCTGTCGTAGTGAAACGACCCTTTTACAGGCGCTCGGCGTGATCCAGGCAGCCAAGAACTGATCAGACTGCAAGAGATCCCAGAACGGCGGAATGGTTGAGCTGGTGATGGAGGAGATCGTTCCTCTGATCGCTCTTGCCTTGGCTGGAGTGGCGGCTGGTCGCTTCTTTGATTTCAAGCAGGGAAGCGAAAAAATACTCACGCATTTCGTTCTCTGGCTGGCAGGGCCATCGGCCCTCTTCCTGGCGATCCAGAACAGTTCGGCAGATTCACTGCTGGATGCCGGGCTCAGCTTGACGAGCCTGCTGGTGTTTTCCGTGACCTACCTGGGCACGGTTCTTGTGCATCGCTTCTGGTTGGGCCACGCGGTCGCGGACGGCGCCGTCGCCGCCTGCTGCACCACCTCGATGAATTTGATCATGATCGGATTGCCGATTTCGCTCAGCGTTGCCGGAGATCAGGCCGGAGCCGTTGTGGCCATCAACGCCCTCTTGTCGCTGGTGATCTTCGTCCCAGTAACGGTGGCCTTGCTGGATCCTTCCAAGCCTGAGCAGAGGGATGACTCCTCGAGTTTGGGCAGTCATGTCGCCAGCTCGCTGGGCAACCCCCTGGTCGTTGGCACCTTGATCGGACTGGTTGTCCTCAGCCTTCACATCACCGTTCCCTCCACCATTGAGCTCACGCTTGGTCTCCTCAAGGAAGCAAGCGTCCCCGTTGGCATGGTGGCCCTCGGCCTCACCGTGAATTCCATCGGCCTGCGGTCCATCAACCGGGAAGTTCTACTGATGTGCGGAACCAAAATGGTGGTCGTGCCAGCGATCGCCCTCGGTGCGGCCGTTCTGTTCCGACTCCCCCCGGCCGCGGCCACCGCTCTTGTGGTGTTGTTCAGCTGCCCGCCCGCTCTTCACTCGTACATCCTCGCCAGCGAATACGGCACCTATGAGCAGGAGTCCGACGGCATCATCCTGCTCTCGATTCTGATTTCCGTTCTATCGATCCCCGCCTTCATTTATGCCTGCCAGATGATCTGGGTGATCAGCTGAGAGGCGCGGCAACACTTCCACCGGAACCACGCTGCATGGGATCATCCGGTCTGACTAGGCCCTTCCCATCCCATGCGCAGCAACGGTTGCGGCGACCTGCGCAAGCAGAACATCGACGATCAGGTGATGCTGTGCGGCTGGGTGGATCGGCGCCGCGACCATGGCGGGGTGATCTTCATCGACCTGCGCGACCGCAGCGGCACGGTTCAGATCACCGTCGACCCGGACCTGGGGGCGGAAGCCTTCGCTGTTGCGGAACACCTGCGCAGTGAGACCGTGCTGCAGGTGAATGGCAAGGTGCGGGCGCGACCCGCTGAATCCCTCAACGACAAGCTGGCCACCGGTGCCGTGGAGGTGCTGGCCAGTGGCATCACCGTGCTCAACAGCGTGAAGGGCAATCTCCCCTTCCCCGTGTCGGTGCATGACGAGGAGAACACGCGCGAAGAGCTGCGCCTTCGCCACCGCTATCTGGATCTGCGCCGCAAGCGCATGAACGACAACCTGCGCCTCAGGGCACAAACCATCCAGGCAGCCAGGCGTTTTCTGGAGAAGGAAAGCTTCATCGAAGTGGAGACACCGGTGCTGACGCGCTCCACCCCGGAAGGTGCCCGCGACTACGTGCTGCCCAGCCGTGTCTGCGGCGGCGAATGGTTTGCCCTCCCCCAGTCCCCCCAGCTGTTCAAGCAGCTGCTGATGGTGGGCGGCATCGAGCGTTACTACCAGGTGGCCCGCTGTTTTCGCGACGAGGACCTGCGGGCCGACCGCCAGCCGGAATTCACCCAGCTGGACATCGAAATGAGCTTCATGGATCAAGAGCAGATCCTGGAGTTGAACGAAGCATTGATCTGCGCCATCTGGAAGGCCGTGAAGGGCATCGAGCTACCGCGGCCCTTCCCCCGCATGACCTGGCATGACGCCATGGACCGCTACGGCACCGACCGGCCCGACACCCGCTACGGCATGGAGCTCAACAATGTGAGCGACATCGTCAAGGACATGGGCTTCAAGGTGTTCAGCGGTGCCGTGAAAGCAGGCGGATCGGTGAAGTGCATCGCCGTACCCGGCGGCAATGAGGCCATCTCCAACGTGCGGATCAAGCCCGGCGGCGATGTGTTCAGTGAAGCCCAGAAAGCCGGTGCCGGTGGCTTGGCCTTCATCCGCGTGCGCGACGGCGGCGAAATCGACACGATCGGCGCCATCAAGGACAACCTGAGCGATGAGCAGAAGCAGGAGCTGCTCAGCCGCACCGGCGCGGAACCCGGCACCCTGCTGCTGTTCGGCGCCGGCGACACGGCAACAGTGAACAAGGCCCTCGACCGGGTACGTCAGTTCTTGGCCAAGGAGCTGGGCATGGTCAAGGCCGACCGGGACAACGACCAGTGGAACTTCCTCTGGGTGGTGGACTTCCCGATGTTCGAGTTCAACAGCGACGAGAACCGTTACGAGGCGCTGCATCACCCCTTCTGCGCTCCCAACGCCGAGGATCTCGGCAGCGATGCCTCGCAATGGGCTGAAACACTGCCGGGCGCTCGGGCCCAGGCCTACGACCTCGTTCTCAATGGTCTGGAGCTCGGCGGTGGATCCCTGCGCATCCACGACTCCGCTCTGCAGCGCCAGGTGTTGCAGACCGTTGGCCTGCCACTCGAGGAGGCCCAAGAGCAGTTCGGTTTCCTGATGGACGCCCTCGATGTGGGCGCTCCGCCACATGGAGGCCTGGCATTCGGTGTGGATCGCATGGTGATGCTGCTGGCAGGAGAGGAATCCATCCGCGACACCATTGCCTTCCCCAAGACCCAGCAAGCCCGCTGCCTGATGACCAATGCCCCTGGTGGCGTAGCCGACAAACAGCTGGAGGAACTGCATGTGGCCAGCACCTGGGTGGATCCAAGCGAGGAGGACTGACCTCTGCGAGTGGGCTGAGTCGGTGGTGTTCTTGCCAGTGATCAGCGTCTGATGCGACGGTTCGGCACCAGTCGCTGAGATCCATGGATCTAGCTCTTCCCTGTCCTCTGGAGGCCGGATGGGAGTTGATTCGCACGGTGGTCTTACCGAGGGAGGGGGCTGATGGCCTGCCCTTGGGCGGGTTCTCCGCAGCCGCTTACCAGCCGGAGTCGGACCGGCTTTGGCTGCTCAGTGATGCTCCCCATGGTCATCTCATGACGTGGGGTGGATTGGCCCAGCTGCTCAACGGCATGGCCACCGCGCTGACGCCCGGGCCAAGGCTGCTGCTTCGCGATGCGGATGGGCAACTATTGCCGGAAGGTTTTGATGGCGAGGCACTGGTGCTGGAGGGCAGCCGTGCCTGGATCACCAGCGAGGGCCGCCGCACGCCGGATCGCACTGCCCGGCTGATCAGAATTGATATGAACACAGGCCGGCAGCAGGAGGTGCTGCCGCTGCCGCCATCTTGGAGGGCGGCACCAGGGCGTGGTCTGGCGATCAATCAGGGGCCGGAATCCCTGACGGCGTTGGCCCCTTCCGAGCTGCTGGTCGCCGCTGAGCGACCTCTGCTACAGAGCGACGATCCATCACTGGTTCCGATGGCGCGCGTCAGCAAGGGAGCGGCGATGCGGGATGAGGGCGCGTTGCAGATCCGACCTTTTGCCAAGACTGCTGGTCTCACCGACCTGCTGGCTCTGCCCCGGCAGCGACGTCTGCTGGCCCTTCTCCGCGGATTTCAACCACCACTGAGTTGGACCGCCCAACTGCTGCTGTATCCCTACCCCAACGGCAGGGCTGCCCCGCCGCTCAAGCCTTTGCACGGCTGGGATCTGCTCACAGCTGGGCTGCCGCCGGACAACTGGGAAGCCCTGGCCGTTGGCCCACGACTGCGCGATGGACGCACCACGTTGGTATTGGGGAGTGACGACAACTTCAACCCTCTCCAGTCAAGCTGGATCGCGGTGATGGCTCCTCGCCGCACCGACGCCTGTCCCGACTGATGCGATGACCATGCGCCGCCGCTCTGTTCTCTCCATGCTCGGCCTCGGAAGCGTGGGCCTGCTCACGGCCAAAGGGTTGTCGGGGTATTCCTCCAACGGCATTGGATCCGTCCCCGGCAAGAAGGCCTTCCCCTTCACGCCGGTGCGTGTGGCCTTGCCGGTGAACAGCGATGGCCTGACGGCCGCGGAACAGCAGACCACCTACCGCGAGATCGCTGTTGAAGACCGGCTCGTCGTGCCGGAGGGGGTTCGTTCCGATCTTCTTGCCGCATGGGGGGATGCCCTGGGCAGCAGTCGCTTCGGGTTCAACAACGATCACCTCGGCTTCGTTCAGCACGATGCGAATCGGGCGTCGATGACGGTGAACTTCGAGTACATCAGCCCGAAACCCTGGGTGGATGGCTTCGAAGAGGTGGTGGGCCAACCTCTCCCCTACGCCGCCATGGTGCGGGCGCTGGCTGCCAGCGATGGCCTGATTGATTGCACGGCTTTGGCCGCCACGGACCCGCGTCTGGCTCAGATCCGTGCCATCGCAGATCAGGCGATGACCGATCTCGGCGTTGGTGTGATGACCTTGAAACGGGACAGCCAGGGCCATTGGGTGCGTGCCAAAGCAGCCCAGGACCGGCGCATTGATGGCATCGCCGGCCTTGAGAATCCCGCAGAACGGCTGCGCTGCACGGGGCCGGCCACCAAGGTGTTCGAGGCGGCCAGCCGTCAGGGCTACGACGACGGACTGGGCAGCGCGGTGATCGGCACTTTCGCCAACTGCGGCGGCGGCACCACCCCCTGGGGCACGGTGCTCAGCGCGGAGGAGAACTTCCAGTCCCAGGTTCCGGAACCGGTGTTTGCCGACGGCAGTTCCTTGGCGCCCTCCCAGCGGCCTTTCCTCTGCCTTGAGAGCAAGTTGTACGGACTCGGCAACGTCTACGGACTGGCGGGCAACAAGTACGGCTGGATGGTGGAGGTGGATCCGGATGCCCCCGATCACCAAGCGGTGAAACACACGGCGCTGGGACGGTTTCGCCATGAGGCAGTGGCGGTGCGTGCAGAAGCGGGCCAACCCCTGCTCGTGTATTCAGGCTGCGACCGACGCGGAGGCCATCTTTACCGCTTCGTCAGCAGCAGGACGGTCACGGAAGTGAAAAACAAGGCCAATTCCCGTCTGCTGGAGGAGGGCGAGCTGCAGGTGGCCCGGTTCCAGGCGGATGGCACGGGCGATTGGCTGCCGCTGCGCCCCGACACCGCGGTGGATCCTTTCCTACCCAGCCGGTTTGATCAAGCGGAGCTCGCCTGCCCCGTAGAGCTTCCCAACAGCGATCGCCAGCAGGCCGTTGCCGAGTTGTTCCGCGACGATGCGTCCGTTCAGGCCTACCGCAAGCGCTATCCAACCCTGGCCAGCCTTTATCGCGGGGATGGGGATGCCATGCAGGGGGCAATCCTGGTGGATGCCCACCTGGCGTCCAGCGCCATCGGGGCCACGCCGACCGCCCGCCCGGAAGACACCAAGATCGATCCAATCAGTGGCGATCTGTTGATTGCCTTCACCTCCGGTTCGCCGGGGAGCACCGGTGGTGCTGATCCTGCGGTGTTTCAAGGGCCTGAGGGGCAGGCCAGCTGGCCCAATGGCTGGGTGATGCGTCTCAGCGATCAGGGTGAGAACGGCTTTCGCTGGCGCATGGCGGTCACGGGGGGGACTCCCTGGGCCGGTGGTCTGGGGTTCACCAATCCCGACAATGTGGCCGTCGACGCCAAGGGCAACCTCTGGATCGTCACGGATCGCTCGATGAAAGGGTCAGCCGGAGATGTCTTCGGCAACAACAGCTGCTGGTTTGTGCCGCGCAACGGTGGCCAAAACATTGGCCAAGACAGTAGCCAAGACGAAACGGCCGCCTGTTTTGCCATCGGTCCGATGGAGTGTGAGGTCACCGGCGTCTGCCTGGATCGTCCGGAGAAGACCCTGTTTCTGGCAATTCAGCATCCCGGTGAGGTGCATGGATCGCGCAAGCAAGGCGATGAGGAGTTCCAGACCCATGACCTGGTAGATCGTGAGGACACGGCGTTTCAGCAATTGCGTCAGTTGCCTCTGGGATCGAACTGGCCAGCGCAGGCCCCCGGTCGGCCCCCTCGCCCAGGGGTTGTCGCCGTCCGTCGCAGCAGTGGTGAACCTTTGCTGGGGGCCTAACCCCAGGCTTCACGCTGCATAGAGAAGGAGCCCCAAGTCCATCAGCTGGTTTAAACAGATCCCGAAGGTAATCAGCGCATTTGTCGCACCGCAGTCTCTGGCGAGGAACCCTGAAGTTGGACTTCACAACGGTCAGCTTTTGCCCAGTAAGCCCCGACGGACAGGGGGAACCCGTGAGCGCCGCAGCAGCGGCACGACGGATCTGCTGCGGCTGTATCTCCAGGACATTGGCCGGGTCGACCTTCTCACCAACGAAGAGGAGGTCACGCTGGCGCGTCTAGTGCAGCGCCGCGAGGCCCTGCTGCAACAGCAACGGGATCTGGCCGAAAGCCATGCAGCCATTGGGGAATTGCATCGTCTCGAAGAACTGCAACGCCGCGAAGCGAACCAGCACAGCCACTGGCCGACCAAGCAGGAATGGGCTCGAGCGGCCGGACTGCCCTTGCCGGAGTTGCAGCAGCGAATCGACGTGGGATACCAGAACTGGGCTGAGCAGGCACAACTGGAGGCCAAAGACCTGAAGATTGCCCTCCGCAACGGTCGGCGGGCAAAAGACCACATGATCCAAGCCAACCTCCGGCTTGTGGTGGCGGTGGCCAAGAAATATCAGCAGCGGGGCATGGAACTCCTCGACCTTGTGCAGGAAGGGACGCTCGGGTTGGAACGGGCGGTGGAAAAGTTCGATCCCACCCGGGGGTTCCGCTTCAGCACCTATGCCTACTGGTGGATCCGCCAGGGCATCACCCGTGCCATCGCCACCCAGAGCCGCACGATCCGGCTGCCAGTGCACGTCACCGAAAAGCTCAACCGGATCAAGCGTGTCCAACAGGACATCGCCAGCAATGAGGGCAGAATCGCCTCAATGGCTGATCTGGCCCGTGAGTTGGGCATCAGTGAAGAGACCGTGCGCCAGACACTCGCCCGCGTTCCGCGTTCCGTGTCACTGGATACCCGTGTCGGCCGGGATCAGGACACCCAGCTCGGTGATCTGATCGAGGACGGCAAGGCCACGCCGGAGCAGACCCTGACCCACGATGAACTCCACAACGACCTTGAACATCTGCTGGATGAACTCACCAGCCGGGAAGCCTCCGTGCTGCGGCGCCGCTTCGGCCTGGAGGACGACATACCCCAAACGCTGGCTCAGATCGGAGAAGCGCTGAAACTGTCGCGAGAACGGGTCCGTCAGATCGAAACCCGTGCCCTGCTCAAGCTGCGCCAGCCACAACGTCGCAGCAAGGTGCGCGACTACATCCAGGGGCTGGATTCTTGATTCGCGAACACTGAGCGCTCAGACCCCCCTGCCTGCTGACGAACTGACCAAACCCAGCGCAACAGCTCTGGAGCACCAGGCTGACGCCAGGTACCTTGAAGAAACGACCGGCAAGACATGGCCAAATTCGTCTTCATTACCGGTGGTGTGGTCTCCAGCATTGGTAAGGGCATCGTGGCTGCCAGCCTTGGTCGCCTGCTGAAGTCGAGGGGCTACAACGTTTCGATCCTGAAGCTGGATCCCTATCTGAATGTGGATCCGGGCACGATGAGCCCGATCCAGCACGGTGAGGTGTTTGTCACCGAAGACGGCGCTGAAACCGATCTGGATCTCGGTCACTACGAACGCTTCACCGATACGGCGATGTCCCGCCTCAACAGCGTGACCACCGGTTCCATCTATCAGGCGGTGATCAACAAGGAGCGGCGGGGCGACTACAACGGCGGGACTGTCCAGGTGATTCCGCACATCACAGGCGAGATCCGTGAACGGATCCATCGGGTGGCGGCCAACAGCAATGCCGACGTTGTGATCACGGAAATCGGCGGCACAGTCGGCGACATCGAATCACTCCCCTTTCTTGAAGCGATCCGTGAATTCCGCGGTGATGTGGGTCGCCATGACCTCGCCTACGTCCACGTGACCCTGCTGCCGTTCATCGGAACCTCCGGCGAACTCAAAACAAAACCGACCCAGCACTCGGTGAAGGAGCTGCGCTCAATTGGCATCCAACCCGATGTGCTGGTGTGCCGCAGTGACCGTCCCATCGGCGATGAGATGAAACGCAAGATCGGCGGCTTCTGTGGTGTCCTGACGCGAGCCGTGATCCCCTCACTGGATGCCGACAGCATTTATGCCGTCCCCCTCACCCTGGAACAGGAAGGCCTGTGCCGGGAAGTGCTCGATGTCCTCGATCTCGCCGACCACGAAAGCGACATGGCTGACTGGGCCCAGCTGGTGCACAAATTGCGCAACCCCGGCCCGGCGGTGAAAGTGGCCCTGGTGGGCAAATACATTCAGCTCAATGACGCGTACCTCTCCGTCGTGGAGGCCCTGCGTCATGCCTGTCTGACCCAGGACGCCTCCCTTGATCTTCACTGGGTTTGCGCGGAGCAGATCGAAACAGACGGTGCGGATGCTCTGTTAAAGGGGATGGATGCGGTGGTGGTTCCGGGTGGCTTCGGCAACCGTGGAGTGGATGGAAAGATTGCTTCAATCCGTTGGGCGCGGGAGCAGCGGGTCCCGTTCCTTGGCCTCTGCCTGGGCATGCAGACGGCGGTGATCGAGTGGGCACAAAATCAAGCCGGTCTGACGGAAGCGACCAGCGCTGAACTCGATTCAGGCACACCCCATCCCGTGATCCATCTGCTGCCTGAACAACAGGACGTCGTGGACCTTGGCGGCACAATGCGACTGGGCGTGTATCCCTGCCGAATCGCCTCAGGCACCCTGGCCCATCGACTGTATGGCGAAGAAGTTGTCTACGAGCGACACCGACATCGCTACGAATTCAACAACGCCTACCGCAATCTGTTTCTCGAGTCTGGTTACGTCGTGAGCGGCAGCTCGCCGGATGGACGGCTGGTGGAACTGATCGAGTTGAAGGGACACCCCTTCTTCACCGCCTGTCAGTACCACCCTGAATTCCTCTCACGTCCAGGACGACCGCATCCGCTGTTCCGGGGCCTGATCGAAGCCGCGCAACAGCGCCTGCCCGCGTCCCCAAGCGAGGCTCTCCAGACGCAGCGATGAGCTCAGTCGCCACCCTGCCGGTGGTGGAAACCTTCCACTCCCTTCAAGGGGAGGGGCATCACAGTGGTCGCAGTGCATTCTTCATTCGACTTGCCGGCTGCAGCGTGGGTTGTCGCTGGTGCGACACCAAGCAGTCCTGGCCGGAAAGCGTTCATCCCCTGCAAAGCGTGGACGATCTTGCGAATGCTGCCCTGGCTGCAGTGACGGGTGGTGCCTGTTTCACCGTGATCACCGGAGGTGAACCGCTACACCACGATCTGGGGCCTCTCACGACAGCCCTTGGTCGAACGCAAAGGCCGCTGCATCTGGAAACAAGTGGGGTGGATCCACTCAGTGGTCAGTTCGACTGGATCACCCTCTCGCCGAAGCGCCATCGGCCTCCACGCACCGAACTCCTGCGCCGTTGCCATGAGTTGAAGGTTGTGGTGCACAGTCCGGAAGATCTGGCTTTCGCTGAAGAGATGGCCAACCAGACCGATCGTCAGGCGGAACTTCTTCTTCAGCCTGGTTGGGACAGCGATCGCGGCAGGGAGTTATCGGTGGCACACGTGAGACATCAACCGAGCTGGCGACTCAGCCTGCAAACACACAAGTGGCTGGGCGTGCGTTGAAACTAAAGCCAAGGCTTCTCAATCGACGATGACGACAATTGCCCTCCTCGGTACCGGCCTGCTTGGACACGCCATCGGCCAACGCTTGCTGGAGCAGGGCCAGACGCTGAAGGTATGGAACCGAACCCCCGCACGAATCAGCGCGTTGATCCGTGCCGGTGCAACGCCGATTGAACGACTGAGCGAGATCAGCAAAGGATGCGATGCCGTCATCACCGTCCTGAAAGACGGCCCAGTGACCAGCGACGTCGTGCAGACCCTGGGTGATCTCAAGGGACGGTGCTTGATTCCGATGGGAACGATGGGAATCACGGAAAGCCGCACCCTGGCGACGTTGATGAAAAGCCGGGGCGGGACCTATCTCGAGGCGCCTGTCCTGGGCAGCCGACCAGAAGCCCTAAGCGGATCATTGCTTGTGATGGCCGGCGGCGAACCGGAAGTGTTCAGCCGACATCAGGATCTGCTCGGCCTCCTGTCAGCTCAACCGATGCTCGTCGGACCCGTGGGAAGCGGAGCCGCCACCAAATTGGCTCTCAATCAACTCATCGCCAGCATGACCCACGCGTTTTCAATCTCGTTGCGCCTCGTGCAACAGGCCGAGGTACCAGTCGAGACGTTTATGAACATCCTGCGGCCATCCGCCCTCTACGCCCCCACCTACGACAAGAAACTGAAACGGATGATGGAGCGGCACTACGGCGACCCGAACTTCAGCACAGCCCTGCTTCGCAAAGACTTGGCGCTGTTCCTGCAGGAAGCCATCCATGCCGGATTGAACCCTGAAGGACTCAGGGGACTGTCAACTCTTTTGGCACAAGACAAAGCCCGCGATCTTGATGACCTGGATTACTGCTCCCTGCACGAATTGACGGCTCAAGACGAGAGCTGAGCAATCGCATTAAGCTATTTTTGAAACAACCACCTGCAGCCAATACGAATACAACTCCAGCACATTTAACTGATCAATCGAAGCATTGAGACTCAATAGAAAGATGCTCAGTGCACACTAAACCAACAAGGAAACGACAAGCAACTATGATGGATGGCAACACAATAGAAATCGATCGCTAAATCCAAACAATGGATAATGTCAGATTAATCATTTCCAAAAACCTAGCGATCTACTCCTGAAGCACTAAACGAAGCCAGCAAAATGTTGCCGCGATCTGGACCCCCAGCATTTCGACTGGATCAAGCCCGGCAGGTTCACCGACCTCAGTTGCCCATGAAATGAAGCATGGCTTCCACAGCAGAGAGACCGATTAGAAACGTGCCCGCCAAGAGGGAGGCTTCCTTAAACGTTCTGGCCATCAGCAGCGCCGCAACACCGGTGGAAAGCTCAATCAGAAATCTAAAGGAAATCTGAAGCGGCACTGTGAAGACCCGTAAAGGTTTTGGCAGCCTGGCACGGCAAGTTCACTCAAGTTCATGAAAAGTGCTTTACAGAACTGAGTAAAACGGCTCAAATCTTTTTCTCTCAGCAAAGAAATCATCAATCGTCACATCACCGTGGACGTCTTGAATGAAGAGATGGAATCCAGAACCGCCATCGCCCTGTTGTCCGGCGGCCTCGATTCCGCCACCGCAGCCGCGCTGGCGATTGAATCGGGTGATCGGGTGATCGGCCTGTCCTTCGACTATGGACAAAGGCACCGCCGTGAACTGAAAGCAGCGGAACAAGTGGCACAGAGTCTCGGCTTGGCCGAGCACCATCGGATCAGTGTGAACCTCGCCGCCTGGGGCGGGTCTGCCTTGACCGATGACCAGGTCCGCATACCAACAGATGGCGTCAAAAACGACGGAATCCCGGCGACCTATGTTCCCGGCCGCAATACCGTCTTCATCTCCATCGGCCTGAGCCTGGCAGAGGCAAGAGCCGCTCAACGCCTCGTTCTGGGGGTGAATGCAGTGGACTACTCCGGCTATCCAGACTGTCGCCCCGACTATCTCGAGGCCTTTCAATCTCTGGCCGATCTCGCCAGCAAATCTGGACGCGAGGGACATGGCACCAAGCTTTGGGCACCACTGGTGACCTGGAGCAAAACAAAAATCGTCCAGGAAGCTCTACGACTGGGTGTCCCCATCGCAGACACCTGGAGCTGTTACAGCGGTGGAGACCATCCCTGCGGAGTCTGCGACAGCTGCCGCATCCGTGATGCCGCTCTCCAAGCCGCCGGCCGCTCGGATCTGTGCAGCTGAACGAACCCATCCGTCGCAGCCTGCCCTGGCGTCAACCCGCCACGGTGGCCAGGCGTCTTGCCCAGGAATGGGGAGAAGCTGGCCTGATTTGGCTGGATGGAGACGGCAGTGAACGGGGCCGTTGGGTGACTCTGGCGGTCGATCCGGTTGAACAACGCTGCAGCCGCGGAGGCCCCGGCCAACCAGAGGCCCAAAACCCTTTTGAACTGCTGCGCCAGCTGGGACAAGGGCACTGGTGCGGCTGGCTCAGCTACGAAGCTGCTTGCTGGACAGAACCCGCCAACCCCTGGCCGATGGATGCCATGGCGAGCCTCTGGATCGCACGACATGACCCGGTCCTGCGCTTTGACCTGCTGACTCAAAACCTGTGGATCGAAGGGACAGACCCACTTCGCCTCGAACGGATGTCGCGCTGGCTGACAGCCTCCAATGAGGCAGCGGATGCGCAAGCGGAACCGATCGAGATCGCTCCGGAACAATGGCATTGGCATAGCGACCGAGCCTGCTTCACGGCAGGGGTGCAGCGGATCAAAGAACTGATCGCTGCAGGCGATTTGTTCCAGGCCAACCTCACCGCGTGCTGCAGCACGCCCTGGCCAGCGGAACGATCCTGCCTGGACCTGT
Coding sequences within:
- the queC gene encoding 7-cyano-7-deazaguanine synthase QueC translates to MESRTAIALLSGGLDSATAAALAIESGDRVIGLSFDYGQRHRRELKAAEQVAQSLGLAEHHRISVNLAAWGGSALTDDQVRIPTDGVKNDGIPATYVPGRNTVFISIGLSLAEARAAQRLVLGVNAVDYSGYPDCRPDYLEAFQSLADLASKSGREGHGTKLWAPLVTWSKTKIVQEALRLGVPIADTWSCYSGGDHPCGVCDSCRIRDAALQAAGRSDLCS
- a CDS encoding NAD(P)-dependent oxidoreductase, with translation MTTIALLGTGLLGHAIGQRLLEQGQTLKVWNRTPARISALIRAGATPIERLSEISKGCDAVITVLKDGPVTSDVVQTLGDLKGRCLIPMGTMGITESRTLATLMKSRGGTYLEAPVLGSRPEALSGSLLVMAGGEPEVFSRHQDLLGLLSAQPMLVGPVGSGAATKLALNQLIASMTHAFSISLRLVQQAEVPVETFMNILRPSALYAPTYDKKLKRMMERHYGDPNFSTALLRKDLALFLQEAIHAGLNPEGLRGLSTLLAQDKARDLDDLDYCSLHELTAQDES
- a CDS encoding 7-carboxy-7-deazaguanine synthase QueE; its protein translation is MSSVATLPVVETFHSLQGEGHHSGRSAFFIRLAGCSVGCRWCDTKQSWPESVHPLQSVDDLANAALAAVTGGACFTVITGGEPLHHDLGPLTTALGRTQRPLHLETSGVDPLSGQFDWITLSPKRHRPPRTELLRRCHELKVVVHSPEDLAFAEEMANQTDRQAELLLQPGWDSDRGRELSVAHVRHQPSWRLSLQTHKWLGVR